The proteins below are encoded in one region of Juglans microcarpa x Juglans regia isolate MS1-56 chromosome 4D, Jm3101_v1.0, whole genome shotgun sequence:
- the LOC121259420 gene encoding mitochondrial Rho GTPase 2-like: protein MTQTVNFPSSRILASHAHTHILWRALCLSFYLQSNRSGMAGGFVGYSRSSSSRTVVRVVVAGDRGTGKSSLIAAAASESFQENVPSVLPPTRLPADFFPDHVPVTLIDTSSSLENRGKLNEELKRADAIVLTYACDQPLTLSHLSSHWLHELRRLEVKVPVIVVGCKLDLRDENNQMSLEQVMSPIMQKFREIETCIECSAATMIQVPEAFYYAQKAVLHPTSPLFDQENQCLRERCSRALRRIFVLCDHDMDGALNDAELNEFQVKCFNAPLQPDEILVVKRVVHEKIPAGVNQLGLTLTGFLFLHALFIEKGRIETTWAVLRKFGYDDDLKLRDDFFPVPSKRAPDQSVELTSEAVEFLSGVFRLFDTDDDGALQPTELDELFCTAPESPWDGAPYKDATERTARGDISLDAFLSQWALMTSLDPQHSLANLVYIGYGGDPASAVRITRRRSVDRKKQRTERNVFQCFVFGPRSAGKSSLLNSLLGRPLSKINSATGEHYAANVVDQHGGCKRTLILREIPEDGAKKFLSNQEFLAACDVAVFVYDSSDEKSWKSTKELLLNVARHGEESGYGVPCLLISAKDDLDPHPVAIRDSLKVSQKLGIEAPIPLSMKLSNPHNIFGRIISAAEHPHLGIPETETGRKRKQYQQLVNRSLIYVSIGAAVTVVGLAGYRAYAASRSTSN from the exons ATGACCCAAACTGTCAACTTTCCCTCATCACGCATACTAGCGTCCCACGCACACACGCACATACTGTGGCGCGCACTCTGTCTCTCTTTCTATCTTCAATCAAATCGGAGCGGAATGGCGGGTGGCTTTGTCGGATATTCCAGAAGCTCCAGCAGCCGTACCGTCGTGCGAGTCGTGGTTGCTGGAGACCGCGGCACCGGGAAATCGAGCCTGATCGCAGCAGCTGCCTCCGAATCCTTCCAAGAGAACGTCCCTTCAGTCCTCCCTCCCACTCGCCTTCCCGCCGATTTCTTTCCCGATCACGTTCCCGTCACCCTCATCGACACCTCCTCCAG CCTGGAGAATAGAGGTAAGCTTAACGAAGAACTGAAGCGAGCTGATGCCATCGTGTTAACATATGCCTGTGATCAACCTTTGACGCTTAGTCACCTGAGCTCTCACTGGCTCCATGAACTTCGTCGCTTGGAG GTAAAGGTACCGGTTATTGTTGTTGGTTGTAAACTAGATTTGCGAGATGAGAACAACCAGATGAGCCTGGAGCAGGTCATGTCACCAATCATGCAAAAGTTCAGGGAAATTGAGACATGTATTGAATGTTCCGCAGCTACCATGATTCAG GTCCCCGAAGCTTTCTATTATGCCCAAAAAGCGGTACTTCATCCAACAAGCCCATTGTTCGACCAAGAAAACCAATGTTTAAGAGAACGATGTTCAAGGGCATTAAGAAGGATATTTGTACTTTGTGATCATGACATGGATGGAGCCCTGAATGATGCTGAGCTGAATGAATTTCAG GTTAAATGTTTTAATGCTCCGCTGCAGCCTGATGAAATATTGGTTGTTAAAAGGGTTGTTCATGAGAAGATACCTGCTGGAGTTAACCAGCTTGGCCTTACCCTTACAGGGTTCCTTTTCCTCCATGCTCTTTTCATTGAAAAAGGCCGTATTGAGACCACTTGGGCTGTCTTGAGGAAATTTGGCTATGATGATGATCTAAAACTCAGGGATGATTTTTTTCCTGTTCCATCTAAGCGAGCTCCTGATCAG AGTGTGGAGTTGACAAGTGAAGCTGTGGAGTTTCTGAGTGGTGTCTTCCGGCTGTTTGACACTGACGAT GATGGAGCCCTACAACCCACTGAGCTTGATGAACTATTTTGTACTGCTCCAGAAAG TCCATGGGATGGGGCTCCTTATAAGGATGCAACCGAGAGAACAGCACGGGGTGATATATCACTTGATGCCTTTCTATCTCAG TGGGCTCTTATGACATCACTAGATCCACAACATAGTTTGGCCAACTTAGTATATATTGGATATGGTGGGGATCCTGCTTCAGCGGTTCGTATCACAAGGAGAAGATCAGTAGATCGTAAAAAGCAAAGAACAGAGAGAAATGTTTTTCAATGCTTTGTTTTTGGTCCTAGAAGTGCTGGAAAATCTTCTCTATTGAATTCATTACTAGGAAG GCCTTTATCCAAAATTAATTCAGCAACTGGCGAGCATTATGCAGCAAATGTTGTTGACCAGCATGGG GGGTGTAAGAGGACTCTTATATTGCGAGAGATACCAGAAGATGGAGCTAAAAAGTTTTTGTCTAATCAGGAATTTTTGGCTGCTTGTGATGTAGCTGTCTTTGTCTATGACAG TTCAGATGAAAAATCATGGAAAAGTACAAAAGAGCTTCTGCTGAATGTTGCTAGGCATGGAGAAGAAAGTGGTTATGGAGTGCCGTGCCTCCTAATTTCTGCTAAGGATGATCTAGATCCACATCCAGTGGCAATACGAGATTCATTAAAG GTAAGTCAGAAATTAGGAATAGAGGCACCCATTCCTTTGAGCATGAAATTGAGCAATCCGCACAATATATTTGGTAGAATTATAAGTGCAGCTGAACATCCACATTTGGGCATCCCTGAAACTGAGACTGGAAGAAAGCGCAAGCAGTACCAACAGCTTGTTAATCGATCTCTCATCTATGTCTCGA TTGGGGCTGCTGTTACTGTTGTCGGACTGGCTGGATACCGTGCCTATGCTGCTAGCAGGAGCACTTCGAATTAA